A stretch of the Chlamydia pecorum E58 genome encodes the following:
- the semD gene encoding SemD/SinC family type III secretion system effector — protein MVNPTSRGDGPGPMGGIPGSSDNNDGAQGAAAANLGEHTVSRSPSTTSKKSLSEKIGDFFRRLFGRSPSGSSSSSSSASLPTSTSPSMSSLNPQQVPSASGARVKRPAPQPPTDIVSRLKREIIGHEDGRPSGPKTASQRLQAQWTNYETTDPLGYRVHGVTVLMKGLEASLQDQIFMSSTGIPLPSQFDDIRKESIDLLGHAARNIEMPAVLVTSSSALLKTFVSMVLEGPHLRPEVSMVDFIKGREEDFNVTDTPDPFQGMMPRMLELAGELDTMRSQHPGSMPNIWASLTRQVMATLNRYGNGLRSSSAGKYDIERMKEEVSTSWKDLKEMNKANHSAYLNALNVLTNDVIVGKHEEGY, from the coding sequence ATGGTTAATCCTACTAGTAGAGGGGATGGTCCAGGGCCTATGGGTGGTATCCCTGGATCTAGTGATAATAATGATGGTGCCCAGGGAGCTGCAGCTGCAAATCTTGGAGAGCACACAGTTTCGCGTTCTCCCTCCACAACAAGTAAGAAAAGCTTATCAGAAAAAATAGGGGATTTTTTTAGAAGACTCTTTGGAAGAAGTCCCAGCGGTTCTTCTTCCTCATCATCTTCAGCATCTTTACCCACGTCCACTAGTCCTTCTATGAGTTCTCTTAATCCTCAGCAGGTCCCTAGTGCATCAGGAGCAAGAGTCAAGCGTCCAGCTCCTCAGCCTCCAACAGATATTGTATCGAGATTAAAGAGAGAGATCATAGGTCATGAAGATGGAAGACCTTCTGGACCCAAGACGGCTTCCCAGAGGCTCCAAGCACAATGGACAAATTATGAAACAACAGACCCTTTAGGATATAGAGTTCATGGGGTAACTGTTCTTATGAAAGGTTTAGAAGCCTCATTACAAGATCAAATTTTTATGTCTTCGACTGGAATACCATTGCCTAGCCAATTTGATGACATTCGAAAAGAAAGCATAGATCTTCTTGGGCATGCTGCTAGGAACATAGAAATGCCAGCAGTTTTGGTTACATCTAGTTCTGCTCTATTAAAGACTTTTGTAAGTATGGTTTTAGAGGGACCGCATCTGCGCCCAGAAGTTTCTATGGTAGATTTTATTAAAGGGAGAGAAGAGGATTTTAACGTTACAGACACTCCTGATCCCTTTCAGGGAATGATGCCAAGAATGTTAGAGCTTGCTGGAGAGTTAGATACTATGCGATCTCAACATCCTGGATCTATGCCAAACATTTGGGCTTCACTGACACGTCAGGTAATGGCTACACTAAATAGATATGGAAATGGTCTTAGGTCCTCTAGTGCTGGAAAATATGATATAGAACGGATGAAAGAAGAAGTCTCCACCAGCTGGAAAGATTTAAAGGAGATGAATAAAGCAAACCATAGTGCTTACTTAAATGCTCTAAATGTTTTAACTAATGATGTTATTGTTGGTAAACACGAAGAGGGATATTAA
- a CDS encoding D-alanyl-D-alanine carboxypeptidase family protein yields the protein MFYSSFCCFFFLWLCSSCFGAHSFPSTRGTSTAILHADTGKVLYGENLDLRIYPASMTKIATALFILQRHPEVLERLVTVTRDAIVSITPQAKKQSGYRNPPHWLETDGVTIQLQAKEEVSGWDLFHALLLSSANDAANVLAVACCGSVAKCMEQINLFLSELGCKHTHFNNPHGLHHPNHYTTARDLATIMHHALQETKFQQVIKTTHYTMAATNLSAERSLTTTNKLMLPRSMYYYPAALGGKTGTTKSAGKNLVMAAQKNNRKIITVTTGYSGPVGELYQDVIALCEALFHEPLLRKYLISPKESYTLKIKNLGNITIPLSEGVYYDFYASEKDPMLSVSFLPTTQPLPIHRGELLGEWVFCQGEKHVLSKPLYAPYTITPTFLQKLNQLSIRILTSYRTYILLALGILYTSRKTRSRRRRSSMYS from the coding sequence ATGTTTTACTCTTCCTTTTGCTGTTTCTTTTTTCTATGGTTGTGTTCCTCTTGCTTTGGGGCGCACTCTTTCCCCTCTACCCGAGGCACCTCTACAGCCATCCTCCATGCAGACACGGGGAAAGTCCTCTATGGGGAAAACCTTGATCTGAGAATCTACCCTGCCAGCATGACGAAGATCGCCACTGCCCTCTTTATCTTACAGCGCCATCCTGAAGTTTTAGAGCGCCTTGTGACAGTAACGCGAGATGCTATTGTCTCCATCACTCCTCAGGCAAAAAAACAATCTGGATACCGCAATCCCCCCCACTGGCTAGAAACTGATGGTGTTACAATACAGCTACAAGCGAAGGAAGAGGTCTCCGGCTGGGACCTCTTTCATGCTCTGCTATTAAGTTCTGCAAATGATGCTGCAAATGTATTAGCTGTAGCCTGCTGTGGCTCTGTAGCAAAGTGTATGGAGCAGATCAACCTGTTCCTCTCTGAGCTTGGCTGTAAGCATACCCACTTCAATAATCCCCACGGCTTACATCATCCCAACCACTACACTACAGCTCGGGATCTTGCCACCATCATGCACCATGCCCTGCAGGAGACGAAATTCCAACAGGTGATCAAAACTACCCACTACACAATGGCAGCAACAAACCTTAGTGCAGAGCGCTCCCTAACTACAACGAACAAACTGATGCTTCCAAGGTCGATGTACTACTACCCCGCAGCACTGGGGGGAAAAACAGGAACAACAAAGAGCGCAGGGAAAAATCTCGTGATGGCAGCACAAAAAAACAATAGAAAAATCATCACAGTCACAACAGGATACTCAGGACCTGTTGGGGAGCTCTATCAGGATGTCATAGCCTTATGCGAAGCGCTCTTTCATGAACCTCTCCTAAGAAAATACCTTATCTCCCCGAAAGAAAGCTATACCTTAAAGATAAAGAACCTCGGGAACATCACTATCCCTCTTTCTGAAGGGGTGTACTATGACTTTTACGCTTCTGAAAAGGATCCTATGCTGTCAGTATCTTTCCTTCCCACAACACAACCCCTCCCTATTCATAGGGGCGAGCTCTTAGGAGAATGGGTCTTCTGTCAAGGAGAGAAGCACGTGCTCTCTAAACCTCTTTATGCTCCCTATACAATTACCCCAACCTTCCTACAAAAGCTGAATCAGCTGAGTATACGTATCCTGACTTCCTATCGCACGTATATCCTTCTTGCTCTAGGGATCTTATATACTTCTAGGAAAACCCGATCTCGCCGGCGAAGATCTTCTATGTATTCCTAA
- a CDS encoding RsmB/NOP family class I SAM-dependent RNA methyltransferase: MVSFRHHHAYQLLQQLYTSPISEADRVAFYCQQHRALGAKDRKWLRNIVFLTMRHRRLLEFLIFRSGEKPSPQSLVAKIEEGVLEDLEAYQEIPWPVRYSISDDLARILVRDFGELEAQRLARVWLTEAPITVRVNTQKTSVGELQKILGYPSSPGELVPEALHFDQRYPLQSTPAFKQGLFELQDEHSQYLALGIPMAKTECVLDFCAGAGGKSLIFAQKAKHVVLHDSRRKVLQKAKSRLLRAGARNFSLQLAQENLRQESFATVVVDAPCSGCGIFRRHPEKKWQFSERLLKNYCRVQREILACAAQYVRRHGRLVYLTCSILKAENEHQCAYMRSLGWKEEKRISLRLEVGKGDGFFAAYFRKSAS; encoded by the coding sequence ATGGTTTCTTTTCGTCATCATCATGCCTATCAGCTCTTGCAGCAGCTATATACTTCTCCCATCTCTGAGGCTGATCGGGTAGCTTTTTATTGTCAGCAGCACCGCGCTTTAGGAGCTAAAGACCGCAAGTGGCTAAGGAACATCGTCTTCTTAACGATGCGCCATCGACGTCTGCTGGAGTTTTTGATTTTTCGTTCTGGAGAGAAGCCATCCCCGCAGTCTCTAGTTGCTAAAATTGAAGAAGGGGTATTGGAAGATCTTGAAGCCTATCAGGAAATTCCCTGGCCTGTGCGCTACTCGATTTCTGATGATCTCGCTCGTATATTGGTTAGGGATTTTGGAGAGCTTGAGGCTCAGAGGTTAGCGAGAGTATGGCTTACGGAAGCTCCCATTACAGTGCGCGTAAACACACAGAAAACCTCTGTAGGGGAGCTGCAAAAAATCTTAGGATATCCGAGTTCCCCTGGGGAGCTAGTCCCCGAAGCGCTACATTTTGACCAGCGCTATCCTTTACAAAGCACCCCTGCTTTTAAGCAGGGCTTGTTTGAACTCCAAGACGAACATTCACAATACCTTGCCCTGGGAATCCCCATGGCAAAAACAGAATGCGTCTTGGACTTTTGTGCAGGGGCTGGAGGGAAAAGCTTGATCTTCGCACAAAAAGCAAAACATGTCGTCCTGCATGATAGCCGCAGGAAGGTACTCCAAAAAGCTAAAAGCCGACTCCTTCGAGCGGGGGCTAGGAATTTTTCCTTACAGCTTGCTCAGGAGAACCTACGCCAAGAAAGTTTCGCCACGGTAGTTGTAGATGCCCCATGTTCGGGATGTGGGATTTTTCGCAGGCATCCTGAGAAAAAATGGCAATTTTCAGAGAGACTTCTGAAGAACTACTGCCGTGTGCAGAGAGAGATTCTTGCCTGTGCTGCGCAGTATGTCCGCCGTCACGGGAGGTTAGTATACCTTACGTGCTCCATATTGAAAGCTGAAAATGAACATCAATGTGCTTATATGCGCTCCTTAGGGTGGAAAGAAGAAAAGCGAATTTCCCTTCGTCTAGAGGTTGGAAAGGGAGACGGCTTTTTTGCTGCCTATTTTCGAAAGAGCGCTTCCTAA
- a CDS encoding tetratricopeptide repeat protein, giving the protein MKSFISLLLFLFINIGCYARPISFEPFLGKLSSQKFTPKYSAEEYFSQGQVFLERQHYRRALLCFGMISHHFPSHTLHSQALFFTGKCYFELGQPDLADKAFAIYLQQPDAEYSEELFSIKYAIAESFAHGKRKHLFLLEGFPKLGNADEDALRIYDEVLTAFPNQDLGAQALYSKADLLIVKKDLAEAIKILKKLTLQFPFHSLSPKAFVRLSEIYLQQAQKEPHNVQYLSLAKINEEAMLKQHPNHPLNQVVSANVLQMCERYAAGLYSTGRFYEKKKKHSAAKIYYQTALEHYPQTSLVAKCNKRLQRISKYFS; this is encoded by the coding sequence ATGAAATCCTTTATTTCGTTGTTGCTGTTTCTCTTTATCAATATAGGATGTTACGCACGTCCGATCTCTTTTGAGCCATTTTTAGGGAAGCTCTCCTCACAAAAGTTCACGCCGAAATATTCTGCTGAAGAGTATTTTTCTCAGGGTCAAGTTTTTCTAGAACGCCAACATTATAGAAGGGCATTGTTATGCTTTGGGATGATTTCCCATCACTTTCCCTCCCATACTTTACATTCTCAAGCGTTGTTTTTTACTGGCAAGTGTTACTTTGAACTGGGGCAGCCAGACCTTGCGGATAAAGCTTTTGCTATCTATCTACAACAGCCTGATGCAGAGTATTCTGAAGAGCTGTTCTCTATAAAATATGCTATTGCAGAAAGCTTTGCACATGGGAAGCGCAAACACCTTTTTCTTTTGGAAGGGTTCCCCAAATTGGGGAATGCTGATGAGGACGCCCTAAGAATTTATGATGAGGTGCTAACAGCATTTCCTAATCAAGACTTGGGGGCGCAAGCACTCTATAGTAAAGCAGATCTACTCATTGTGAAAAAAGATCTTGCAGAAGCAATAAAAATCCTGAAGAAGCTCACCTTACAGTTTCCTTTTCATTCTTTATCTCCTAAGGCATTTGTGCGTTTGTCGGAGATCTACCTACAGCAAGCACAGAAGGAGCCTCATAATGTGCAGTACTTGAGCTTGGCGAAGATAAATGAAGAAGCTATGCTTAAACAACATCCTAATCATCCTTTAAACCAAGTGGTTTCTGCGAATGTTTTGCAGATGTGTGAGCGTTATGCTGCAGGGCTGTACTCCACAGGGCGCTTTTATGAGAAGAAAAAGAAACATTCTGCTGCAAAAATTTATTACCAAACAGCTCTTGAGCATTACCCACAGACCTCTTTAGTGGCGAAATGCAATAAACGACTTCAGAGAATCTCCAAATACTTTTCTTAA
- the dnaE gene encoding DNA polymerase III subunit alpha, producing the protein MSWIPLHCHSQYSILDATCPIKDLVAQAKAYDIPAIALTDHGNLFGAIDFYKTCVQQEIKPILGCECYIAPGSRFDKKKEKRSRVAHHLILLCKNEQGYRNLCLLSSLAFIEGFYYVPRIDKELLKKHSEGLVCLSACLSSSVSEAALESEEALEKELRWYQELFKENYFSEVQLHKMSEEKIASLPEEWLKQEYYNFIDKQTRVNTAVLEVSKRLGIPSVATNDIHYLHPEDWQAHEILLNIQSGETIRTAKQNTYIPNPKRKTYSSREFYFKSPQQMLELFADVPEVIANTLEVAKLCDVHFDFSKKHYPIYLPETLKTKEHYTEQDRYEASALFLRQLCEKGLSKYTPEVLAHIAKKFPNQDPLELVKQRMEMEMSIIIPKGMCDYLLIVWDIIHWAKAHNIPVGPGRGSGAGSVMLFLLGITEIEPIRFDLFFERFINPERLSYPDIDIDICMEGREEVINYAIEKHGKDNVAQIITFGTMKAKMAIKDVGRTLDMPLSKVNTIAKHIPELNATLAKSLETDPDLHQLYIDDVEAAQVIDMAMRLEGSIRNTGVHAAGVIICGEPLTNHIPVCISKDSSMITTQFSMKPAESVGMLKVDLLGLKTLTSIHLAMSAIYQKTQKRLHMETLPLDDKMTFSLLHQGKTMGVFQMESKGMQELAKNLRPDSFEEIIAICALYRPGPMDMIPSFINRKHGKENIDYDHPLMESILKETYGIMVYQEQVMQIAGALANYSLGEGDVLRRAMGKKDHQQMVQERSKFCERAANNGIDPDIATIIFDKMEKFASYGFNKSHAAAYGLITYTTAYLKANYPQEWLAALLTCDSDDVEKVGKLIREAQSMNIPILPPHINISSNHFVATNEGIRFALGAIKGVGKSFIEHLVKERELHGPYRSIQDFIQRSNFTKISKKNMESLVDAGCFDCFEPNRDLALASLDALYNTVSKEKKEAATGVMTFFSLDSMHEQNPLPVAAPKDVVFRTKKELLKKEKELLGIYLTEHPMDAFRETFPRLSVVPFGEFENLSHGAVIRTVFIIDKITTKFSSKGQKKFAILRVSDGMDSYELPVWPEIYLQYQELLEEDRLIYAILVIDKRSDSLRLTCRWMTDLASVNDQVLQECENTFDKIKVQTQKTSYINSNLQKDSAIKTKPKGATSEEGTRSISPLTLSLDMDKLKHSHLCILKAILRKYPGSRALSLVFTKGHKRIASISPDTEYFVSEEISALRLELDTEGLPIRVITV; encoded by the coding sequence TTGTCTTGGATCCCACTACACTGCCATTCGCAGTATTCCATACTTGATGCAACATGTCCTATTAAAGACCTTGTTGCTCAAGCTAAGGCATATGATATCCCCGCAATAGCACTCACAGATCACGGAAATCTCTTTGGAGCCATAGACTTCTATAAAACATGTGTGCAGCAAGAGATCAAGCCGATTCTTGGTTGTGAGTGTTATATTGCTCCAGGCTCTCGGTTTGATAAAAAAAAAGAAAAACGCAGCCGTGTTGCTCATCATCTCATTCTTTTATGTAAAAATGAGCAGGGGTACCGTAATCTTTGCCTATTATCTTCTTTAGCATTTATTGAAGGATTTTACTACGTCCCAAGGATCGACAAGGAACTACTGAAGAAGCACTCTGAAGGTCTTGTGTGTTTATCTGCGTGTCTTTCTAGTTCTGTATCTGAAGCTGCTTTAGAATCTGAAGAGGCCCTTGAAAAGGAGCTTCGCTGGTATCAAGAGCTTTTCAAGGAGAACTATTTTTCTGAAGTACAGCTTCATAAAATGTCTGAGGAAAAAATAGCTAGCTTACCTGAGGAATGGTTAAAGCAGGAGTATTATAACTTCATAGACAAGCAAACACGTGTCAACACGGCAGTACTGGAAGTCAGTAAGCGCTTGGGCATCCCTTCTGTCGCGACAAATGACATTCACTATCTACATCCTGAAGATTGGCAAGCGCACGAGATTCTTCTTAACATCCAATCTGGAGAGACCATTAGGACGGCAAAGCAAAACACCTATATCCCCAACCCTAAAAGAAAAACCTATAGCAGTAGAGAATTTTATTTTAAGTCTCCTCAGCAGATGTTGGAGCTGTTTGCAGATGTCCCTGAGGTGATTGCAAATACTTTGGAGGTCGCGAAGCTTTGTGATGTGCACTTTGACTTTTCAAAAAAGCACTATCCTATTTATCTTCCCGAAACACTAAAGACCAAAGAACATTACACCGAACAAGACCGCTATGAAGCCTCTGCGCTCTTTTTAAGACAGCTTTGTGAAAAAGGCCTCTCGAAGTACACTCCTGAAGTCCTTGCGCACATTGCCAAGAAGTTCCCGAATCAAGATCCTTTGGAGTTGGTCAAGCAAAGAATGGAAATGGAGATGTCCATTATCATTCCTAAGGGGATGTGTGACTACCTCTTGATCGTTTGGGACATTATCCATTGGGCAAAGGCACATAATATTCCTGTAGGTCCTGGACGAGGTTCTGGAGCTGGGTCTGTAATGTTATTCCTCCTAGGCATTACAGAAATTGAGCCCATACGCTTTGATTTATTCTTTGAGAGGTTTATTAACCCTGAGAGGCTCTCCTATCCTGATATCGATATCGATATATGCATGGAAGGCCGCGAGGAAGTGATCAACTATGCCATAGAAAAACACGGGAAAGATAACGTCGCGCAGATCATTACGTTCGGCACAATGAAAGCCAAAATGGCCATTAAGGATGTAGGGAGAACTTTAGATATGCCTTTATCTAAAGTGAATACTATTGCGAAGCACATTCCTGAGCTGAACGCGACCCTAGCAAAAAGCCTCGAAACAGATCCCGACTTACATCAACTCTATATTGATGATGTAGAGGCTGCTCAAGTAATTGACATGGCAATGCGTCTTGAAGGTTCTATTCGCAATACAGGAGTACATGCTGCTGGTGTGATCATTTGTGGAGAGCCTCTCACGAATCATATTCCTGTGTGCATTTCTAAAGACTCTTCTATGATCACTACCCAATTCTCTATGAAGCCTGCGGAGAGCGTTGGAATGCTAAAAGTGGATCTCCTAGGGTTAAAGACCCTAACGAGTATCCACTTGGCGATGTCTGCAATCTATCAGAAAACGCAGAAACGGCTTCATATGGAGACCCTCCCTTTGGATGACAAAATGACCTTTTCTCTTTTGCATCAAGGCAAGACTATGGGAGTGTTTCAGATGGAATCTAAGGGGATGCAGGAGCTTGCAAAAAACCTCCGGCCAGATTCCTTTGAAGAGATCATTGCGATTTGTGCTTTGTATCGTCCTGGGCCTATGGATATGATCCCTTCGTTCATTAACCGAAAGCATGGGAAGGAAAATATCGATTATGACCATCCTCTGATGGAATCGATTCTTAAAGAGACTTATGGAATTATGGTCTATCAAGAGCAAGTCATGCAGATTGCAGGAGCTCTTGCGAATTATTCTCTTGGGGAAGGTGATGTTCTCCGTCGTGCTATGGGGAAGAAGGACCATCAACAGATGGTTCAGGAGCGTTCGAAGTTTTGTGAGCGTGCGGCAAACAATGGGATAGACCCTGATATTGCTACGATAATTTTTGACAAAATGGAGAAGTTTGCTTCCTATGGCTTCAATAAATCCCATGCAGCAGCGTATGGACTAATCACATACACTACGGCATATCTTAAGGCGAACTATCCCCAAGAATGGCTTGCAGCCCTACTCACCTGCGACTCTGACGATGTAGAAAAAGTTGGGAAGCTCATCCGCGAAGCGCAAAGTATGAACATTCCTATCTTACCTCCGCATATTAACATCTCCAGCAACCACTTTGTCGCGACAAATGAGGGGATTCGTTTTGCTTTGGGAGCGATTAAAGGCGTTGGGAAGAGCTTTATAGAACATCTCGTTAAGGAGCGCGAGCTTCATGGTCCTTATCGGAGCATTCAAGATTTCATCCAACGTTCGAACTTTACGAAAATCTCTAAGAAAAATATGGAAAGTCTTGTAGATGCGGGATGTTTCGATTGTTTTGAACCCAACCGCGATCTTGCTTTAGCTTCTTTAGATGCATTATATAACACGGTTTCTAAAGAAAAGAAAGAAGCTGCCACAGGCGTGATGACCTTCTTTTCTTTAGACTCTATGCATGAACAGAATCCTCTTCCAGTTGCGGCCCCTAAAGATGTTGTTTTTAGGACAAAAAAAGAGCTCTTAAAAAAAGAAAAGGAGCTCCTAGGGATTTACCTTACTGAGCACCCTATGGATGCCTTCCGGGAAACTTTCCCGAGGCTTTCTGTTGTTCCCTTTGGGGAGTTTGAAAATCTTTCTCATGGAGCAGTAATCCGCACGGTGTTTATCATCGATAAAATAACGACGAAGTTCTCCTCTAAAGGGCAGAAAAAGTTCGCAATTCTTAGGGTAAGTGATGGGATGGATTCTTATGAGCTTCCTGTCTGGCCTGAGATCTATTTACAATATCAAGAATTGTTAGAAGAAGATCGACTTATTTATGCGATTCTTGTAATTGACAAACGTAGTGATTCCTTGCGACTCACGTGCCGTTGGATGACAGACCTCGCCTCCGTGAACGACCAGGTTCTGCAGGAATGCGAAAATACATTTGACAAAATCAAAGTGCAAACACAGAAAACTTCCTACATCAATTCAAATCTTCAAAAAGATTCTGCAATCAAAACAAAGCCCAAAGGGGCGACCTCGGAAGAAGGCACACGGTCTATTTCTCCACTTACGCTATCTTTAGATATGGACAAGCTTAAACATAGTCATCTATGTATCTTAAAGGCGATCTTAAGAAAATATCCTGGTTCTAGAGCACTATCTTTAGTATTTACCAAAGGCCATAAGCGCATCGCGTCTATTTCCCCCGATACGGAATATTTTGTCTCTGAGGAGATCTCGGCATTACGTCTTGAGCTTGATACAGAAGGACTTCCTATTCGGGTCATTACGGTTTGA
- a CDS encoding phosphoglycerate kinase yields the protein MNTLKVQDLSPEGKKVLLRVDFNVPMKEGKILDDIRIRSAIPTISYLLKKDAAVILMSHLGRPKGSGFDAAYSLLPVRDVLESYLGFHVPFVPDCIGEVARQAVAQLAPGRALLFENLRFHIGEEHPEKDPVFAAELASYGDMYVNDAFGSSHRKHASVYVVPQVFPEHAAAGLLMEKELTFLGKHLLESPKRPFTAILGGAKVSSKIGVIEALLAQVNTLLLAGGMGFTFLQAMGKSLGSSLVEESGIELAKRVMKIAAQRNVRIVLPQDVRVAEACVPGTSYTEVSIDQGIPQGLAAYDIGSKTLAEFIRIIEESQTVFWNGPVGVYEVPPFDKGSIEIAHALGRHSSGITIVGGGDAAAVVALAGCATKVTHVSTGGGASLEFLEKHTLPGIEMLSPALS from the coding sequence ATGAACACGCTGAAGGTGCAAGATCTCTCTCCTGAAGGGAAAAAGGTGCTTCTAAGGGTGGATTTTAATGTCCCTATGAAAGAAGGAAAGATCCTTGATGATATCCGCATACGTAGTGCAATCCCTACGATCAGCTATCTATTGAAAAAAGATGCCGCCGTCATATTAATGAGCCATTTAGGACGACCTAAAGGCTCGGGGTTTGACGCGGCCTATTCCTTACTCCCTGTCAGGGATGTCTTGGAGTCCTACTTGGGATTCCATGTCCCTTTTGTGCCAGACTGCATCGGAGAGGTCGCTCGCCAAGCGGTGGCTCAGCTCGCTCCCGGTAGGGCTTTGCTCTTTGAGAATTTACGTTTTCATATAGGCGAGGAGCATCCCGAAAAAGATCCTGTCTTTGCTGCTGAACTTGCTTCTTACGGAGATATGTACGTAAATGATGCTTTTGGCTCTTCACATAGGAAACATGCCTCTGTATATGTCGTCCCGCAGGTGTTTCCGGAACATGCCGCTGCAGGGCTGTTAATGGAGAAAGAACTCACATTTTTAGGGAAACACTTATTAGAAAGCCCTAAGCGTCCATTCACAGCTATCCTAGGGGGAGCAAAGGTTTCCTCTAAAATTGGAGTAATCGAGGCTCTACTTGCTCAGGTAAATACCTTGCTTCTTGCCGGAGGCATGGGCTTTACCTTTTTGCAGGCTATGGGAAAATCTCTTGGGAGTTCTCTTGTTGAAGAGTCTGGGATAGAACTCGCTAAGAGGGTGATGAAAATCGCGGCACAACGTAACGTTCGGATTGTCTTGCCTCAAGATGTTCGCGTTGCAGAAGCATGCGTCCCAGGAACAAGCTACACAGAAGTCTCCATAGATCAAGGGATTCCTCAGGGGCTTGCGGCTTATGATATCGGCTCAAAAACCCTCGCAGAGTTTATCCGCATTATTGAAGAGTCTCAAACAGTATTCTGGAATGGCCCCGTAGGGGTATATGAAGTGCCTCCCTTTGATAAAGGCTCTATAGAAATCGCCCACGCTTTAGGGCGACATTCCTCTGGAATTACTATTGTCGGAGGGGGCGACGCTGCTGCCGTAGTTGCTTTGGCAGGTTGTGCTACAAAAGTCACCCATGTCTCTACTGGAGGGGGAGCTTCTCTAGAATTTTTAGAGAAGCATACCCTACCAGGCATAGAAATGCTTTCCCCAGCTCTTTCCTAA
- a CDS encoding ATP-binding protein, translating into MTSFEGEAVFPAVLSELHNMLDLIRKTGEKKACPQEKLLKLELACEELLVNIISYAYQGEGSPGTIILFCHEGTDSFEVIIKDHGSSFNPLTASINIQKNLPLEERKLGGLGIFLARNSVDEFSYLRENNSNIVSLKVYK; encoded by the coding sequence ATGACCTCTTTTGAAGGGGAAGCTGTCTTTCCCGCAGTATTGAGTGAGCTGCATAACATGTTGGACCTGATACGAAAAACAGGGGAAAAAAAAGCCTGTCCTCAAGAAAAGCTTCTAAAATTAGAGCTTGCCTGTGAGGAACTCTTGGTAAATATTATTTCCTATGCCTATCAAGGAGAAGGTTCTCCTGGAACCATCATACTCTTTTGCCACGAGGGAACAGACAGCTTTGAAGTGATCATTAAAGATCATGGCTCTAGCTTTAATCCCCTTACAGCCTCTATAAATATTCAAAAAAATCTTCCCTTAGAAGAACGTAAGCTGGGGGGCCTGGGAATTTTTCTAGCAAGAAACTCCGTAGATGAGTTTTCCTATCTCAGAGAAAACAATAGCAACATTGTCAGCCTAAAGGTGTACAAGTAA